DNA from Megalopta genalis isolate 19385.01 chromosome 15, iyMegGena1_principal, whole genome shotgun sequence:
TGTTACATGaattaatatcaaaatataaGACTAGAATTAAGGGTCTTAGTGAGCTAGGATCTTCTTATGCAACTGATGGTAGGCACAGAGGTATAGGTACAGATTTATGTTTACCACCCTATGACGGATTGAAAGACATTGTAGCAGCTGAAAGTGCTAATTTAACATTACCTGATATAAACGTAATGTTAGAAGTATTAACACAAAAAAAACATTTGCTTGAAGCAGAAACTTGTGCAGCACAAAATAAGTTATTGCATGAGTTTTTGAAGCATTTATTGCAACAAAAGGAAGAACAAAAAAATCAGTTACAAAAAGAAATAACATTGATTAAGAGAGATACAGAAGAAGTCGAAAATATTTTAAGGGATGTTCAAAGTAAATGTCCAAAAATGGAAGACTTAAAGAAATCAAGTGAGAACGATACCGCACAGGTCTCTGCTATTAAAAGAGAGATGATTGGACTTATAGACATAATAGATTCGAATATGGTAAAGCCAATAGATAAAACAGGATCATCTGGGAATGATACATTTGTTAATCCTCCAGGAAGTCAGAAGCAAAATGAATATACACCTGGTTCTACTTTGGCCCTACGCAGAAAGAGAATGCATGCTCATTTCGACGATTTTGTGCAATGTTACTTTGATTCCCGTGCCAAAGAGCTACACCTTGGACATAAAGCTGAAGGACAGAATGATGCATGGCATGGTTCAAGTTCAGGATTGGATGTTTTCAGAGAGAATCTTGTTAAATTTTTAAAGTATAATTCATTGCGCCCATTGGCAACTTTAAATTACTCATcggatatttttaataattctacTATTGTTTCAAGTATAGAATTTGATAAAGACAATGAATTCTTTGCAATAGCCGGAGTCACAAAACGTATAAAAGTATTTGATTACAGCGCCGTAATTAGGGATACTGTAGACATTCACTATCCATGTGTAGAAATGACTTCTAGCTCTAAGATATCATGCGTTTCATGGAATTCTTTCCACAAGGGAATGTTAGCATCATCTGATTATGAAGGAACTGTAACAGTCTGGGATGCTGCAACGGGTCAAAGAACAAAAGCATTTCAAGAACACGAGAAAAGGTGCTGGTCTGTCGACTTCAATGATGTAGACACTAGATTGATAGCATCAGGCTCAGATGATACCAGAGTTAAATTATGGTCCTTGAATAACGATCATTCCGTTGCTTCTTTAGAAGCAAAAGCTAATGTATGCTGTGTTAAGTTTAATCCACGTAGTTCATGTCATTTGGCATTTGGATCTGCAGATCATTGTGTCCATTATTATGATTTGCGTAACATGAATGGAGCATTATGCATATTTAAAGGACATCGTAAAGCCGTTTCGTACGTAAAGTTCATTAACAAGGAAGAGATAGTATCGGCAAGCACTGATTCACAATTGAAAATGTGGAACATTAATAATCCACATTGTTTGCGATCGTTTGTCGGACATGTTAACGAGAAGAATTTCGTAGGTCTTGCCACAGACGGTCATTATGTAGCGTGTGGATCTGAAAACAAtgcattatatgtatattacaaaggACTCACCAAACAATTATTCTCTTATAAATTCGATGCTGGTCGAAGTATACTAGAAATGCAAGAAAGAAGAGAAGAGGACCTAAATGAATTTGTGTCTGCAGTTTGTTGGAGACAAATGTCTAATGTTGTAGTGGCTGCCAATTCTCAAGGGATTATTAAAATATTGGAActtgtttgaagataatcttaACATAATGCATATACTGCTATGCAAACAAACACACATATATATGAATATGAAATCTGTtcgatataattaaaatttatccATTTCACTGCTCAGACATAAAACAACAACGAGACGTAAACATTTATTCTAAGTGTTATAGTAATTTGTTAGGAGGCAAATTGTAAAAAAAGAAAGTATCAAATACCAGAAAATCTAAATTATTAGAGACTGAATTATTTGTGAGAATACTCTCAGCATTAAGCAGCACAAATATTATCCTGTAATTACATTTGTATGAAAATTAGTACTGttgctttattattattttatcttatgGATGTTATTTGTTAATTCTACTTTCAATTAAGTATTTCTCAATTTAGATGTACATTAATAATAGACTGAATCTTagctataaataattcatatgtTTGTACTAATGGCGCATATCTGTCTCTAATGGTTTATAATGCGAAATATGgtattttataatttcatattaatttaGTTATATATAGATTAAAGAATTGATGTTGCTTATTTTTAACACACTTTATTCATTCAAAATTCATATGAATCATTTAGCATTTCATTATATAGAAAAATTCGAGTTACACATCATTTGTCTTGTAAATTACAAATATAGTATACAGTTTTATTACCAAAAATATTCAGCATTGTGAAAGATAATTTTGTGATTGTAATGTTACAGACAGCACTTGATAATGCgaaatcaaatacttattttGAATTCTGATTTTAAATGCAATTTTAATTGTACCATTTGATTTATATAGAAAATATCTTGCCAAAGTAGCCTAATGAATTCAAATCAAGAGATTAGAAATATATTcatattgatattataaatgAATTAATGTGTATTCAATACAATTCGTGCCAAGAGTGTTGTATCAGCTAAGGATAGTGAATCTGCTTGATTATATTAAGTTCCTACTGTCAGCATCAAAATCGTTATATTTATACTAGTGTCGATCCATTTCTAGATTTCTTACATATTCGCATTTCAGTGAACCAGTGTCTGGAGCACAGATT
Protein-coding regions in this window:
- the LOC117219633 gene encoding E3 ubiquitin-protein ligase COP1, with translation MSTISDNNLGNDNTAGSSGTGGDCNSRLSKQHYSTNVLHRISGTLEDKNNDYLCPICFEVIDEAHITRCGHTFCYRCIVKSLEANGRCPKCSYTLTQQDIFPNFLLHELISKYKTRIKGLSELGSSYATDGRHRGIGTDLCLPPYDGLKDIVAAESANLTLPDINVMLEVLTQKKHLLEAETCAAQNKLLHEFLKHLLQQKEEQKNQLQKEITLIKRDTEEVENILRDVQSKCPKMEDLKKSSENDTAQVSAIKREMIGLIDIIDSNMVKPIDKTGSSGNDTFVNPPGSQKQNEYTPGSTLALRRKRMHAHFDDFVQCYFDSRAKELHLGHKAEGQNDAWHGSSSGLDVFRENLVKFLKYNSLRPLATLNYSSDIFNNSTIVSSIEFDKDNEFFAIAGVTKRIKVFDYSAVIRDTVDIHYPCVEMTSSSKISCVSWNSFHKGMLASSDYEGTVTVWDAATGQRTKAFQEHEKRCWSVDFNDVDTRLIASGSDDTRVKLWSLNNDHSVASLEAKANVCCVKFNPRSSCHLAFGSADHCVHYYDLRNMNGALCIFKGHRKAVSYVKFINKEEIVSASTDSQLKMWNINNPHCLRSFVGHVNEKNFVGLATDGHYVACGSENNALYVYYKGLTKQLFSYKFDAGRSILEMQERREEDLNEFVSAVCWRQMSNVVVAANSQGIIKILELV